DNA from Marinagarivorans cellulosilyticus:
GCGGCTTTTCTTTTTCCGTTCGGCAAGTCGGCAGTATTTGAACCATACTAATACAAAAGTCCATTTTTAACGCATGACAGCTAACGAGAGTATGTAAGGGGCGCATGGAGGTTAAGACATTTACGTTCATCGTATTGGCAGAGCTTTGTATATTGTCTGTGTTGATGGTGTTCGGCCTTATTTTTTATATTCAAAAGCTAAAGCAGCAGCTGAAAAAGGCACTTGCGGCACAAGCGAAGCCTGCCGCGCAAACCTCTGCGCCTGATGAGCCGCCAAACCCTGTTGATGAACTGGTGCAACAGCGCGATGTTATGCCTGATAATCTGAAGCAAAAAACCTACACCGCTTATATTGATGATGAGCTGATGAATGTGCGCAGGCACCATGAAGAGTTGGGTGGCGGCCGTGATATCGCCTTGGATATTGACCCGAGTGCACCATTAGAACGAAGGATAGCGGCGGTAAGGCACGCGGTATTAATTGCTGAGCGAGAGGCTACGCTGACGGAAGAGGTTAATTGGACCAGCTTGAAGGGGCGGTATAAGGCATTGCTGAGTTACTACGAAGACTTCCCTTCGCTAAAGGCCGAAGCGCGGATTCACGAATTGAGTGAAGCTTTGCGTTCGGCGCAAAAGCACGTTGCTTCCATTGAAAAATATAAAGGGCTGTATTTTGATTTGGAGGCCAGTTGGCACGCGAGTAAAAACCAGGCGGATGAGTACTACGAGCAAATCAAAGGGCGCGTGGATAAAAATGACGAAGGGGCCGATGGCTTAATTGAGTTGGTCGGCGAGTATCACCGTAGTTATGACAGCGTTAATGTGATTTTTGATAGCCAGATGCCGCTGCCAGAGACCATAGAAGCGGCTAGCGAAGAGCTTAGAGCCCTGCGTCGGACCACGGCCGAGCAGCATCGCTTGATTGATGATCTTAAAAAGCAAATCGATAATGCTACTGATGATAATGCCAAAGTAGCCCTTATTCGCAACTTAGAAGATGAGCTTAATCGGCAGCAACGCTTTTTGCGGGAGTCTGAGTCGTGTGTCAAATTAATGGAGGATGAGCTGTCAGTTACGCATAAAGAGTTGCAAAGCTTGAAAGCTAAATTGAAGGAGTTACCAAGTTTGCGTGCGCACTTAAAAGAGTTGCAGGACGAGTCTGGAGTGAGTGATGTGATGATTAACCGCTTGAAAGATGAAGTGTGTGACTTGAAGCTTGAGTTGTCCAGTAATGCCGAATCCTATGCCTCACAAGCGGTTCGCACTGTGGCGGCGAGCCCTGCTGCATCAGCTGAGCAGGACCCTGAGCTAGCAAAAGAGCTCAGTGCGTTGAAAAAGCAATATGCCGAACTAGAAGAGCGGTATTTGGATTTAAAGCTTCAGGGGTAGCCGTGTCGGTCGCGCTGCTTATGATTGAGGTTTCAGTAAAGGTCAATATGGACAATAGCGCGTAAAAGGCGTTTAATGCACAGCAATAATTAAGCACCTTTAATAACTATAGATATAGCAAAAAGTTTTAATAAAGACAGGCTTCGCTGGTTTTTGTTGAAGCTATAAGCATATGGTGCAATAAGCGTTCATCGAACAGACGATGAGAACAAGGTAAACACAATAACAATTGAGTGCGCATATGAGCGACAACTCAGCTAACAGCAAGAATTCCTCTCATTCTGAGGTTTCCTTGCGTCAGCACGACATTCGAGCTCTGATCTGCTTTGCAGCAGCGGGCACGGCGATTACCCACGTCAACTGGCCAGAAATCGATTGGCTTTTGTTTGGCGCAGGCTTGCTGGTGGGCGTGTATACGGTTGTTAGCTACTTCTTTATTAAGCGTCGAGTCATGAGCCAGCATAAGGCTTTTGACCGTTTTATGATGGCTGATGCGGCTGTGATTGGTGCGGTACTGAGTTTATGTGACTTTAGTGTGTTACCAACGATTATGTTTGTCACGATGGTGCAGTTCAACAGCCTGATTAACGGCGGTATTCGCAAGTGGGTGCTCGATACGCTGGCGCTATTGTTGGGCGTGGCCGCAAGTTTTGCTCTCCATAGGCCTGAGTGGAATTATTCTAGCCGCTTGGAAATTAGCAGTATTAGCCTTGTCGGTATCTTCGTTTATTTTTGTGCTTATGCGCTTTATGCATACAACCGTATGCGCAAGCTCACCGAGCAGGTTAAGCGCCTTTCTAGTGAGCATACGCTTTATAAACTCAAAACCTATAAGCTTGCACGTTACTTGCCGCCAACAGTGTGGAAGGCCATTAGCGAGGGGCGCGAGCAATCGCTTACCACCGAGCGCAAGCGGGTGACGGTGTTTTTCTCTGATATACAAGGTTTCAGCACGTTAGCCGAAGAGCTGGAAGCAGAAACGCTGACAGAACTGCTCAATTCTTACCTTACCGAAATGGCGCGTATTGCGGCCAAGCACAAGGGCACCATCGATAAGTTTATGGGTGATGCCGTGATGGTTATTTTTGGTGACGCGCAAAGTGAGGGCATGAAAATGGATTGCCTGCGCTGCGTATCTATGGCAATTGAGATGCGTAAAAAAATGCAAGAATTGCAGGCGCGCTGGTATAACCAAGGTATCAAAAAGCCGATGTTAATTCGCATGGGAATTAATACGGGCTATTGTACGGTCGGATCTTTTGGTACCAGCCATTACATGGATTACACCGTACTGGGTACACACGCTAACATTGCTTCGCGCTTAGAGTCTGCTGCAGAGCCTGGGGAGATTCTTATTTCTCACGAAACTTGGTCTTTAGTTAAAGATGTGGTGATGTGTCGTGACCAAGGC
Protein-coding regions in this window:
- a CDS encoding adenylate/guanylate cyclase domain-containing protein, whose protein sequence is MSDNSANSKNSSHSEVSLRQHDIRALICFAAAGTAITHVNWPEIDWLLFGAGLLVGVYTVVSYFFIKRRVMSQHKAFDRFMMADAAVIGAVLSLCDFSVLPTIMFVTMVQFNSLINGGIRKWVLDTLALLLGVAASFALHRPEWNYSSRLEISSISLVGIFVYFCAYALYAYNRMRKLTEQVKRLSSEHTLYKLKTYKLARYLPPTVWKAISEGREQSLTTERKRVTVFFSDIQGFSTLAEELEAETLTELLNSYLTEMARIAAKHKGTIDKFMGDAVMVIFGDAQSEGMKMDCLRCVSMAIEMRKKMQELQARWYNQGIKKPMLIRMGINTGYCTVGSFGTSHYMDYTVLGTHANIASRLESAAEPGEILISHETWSLVKDVVMCRDQGEINVKGLTHPVRIYQVVDFRKDLGKGQTWFEENMTGFSMHMDLEKIRNYDKDRVVEMLNNAAARLKGKSIK